GCCTTCCGCGACAAGCGTCTCGCCGTCAAGCGCTGGCTCGCGAGCCTCGGCATCACCGACCTTCACACCGTGCACCCGACCTACGACGGAGGCGACATCTCTCCCCGCGAGCAGCAGTTCCTCAGCGATCCCGCCATGCCGGGATGCCTGCCCGCGCGCAGCGGCGCGTTCCGCAACGGCCAGGCCATGACCGCCGTGGGATCGGCGCGCCTGCTGGCGCTCCTTGCCACCGACCGCGCCCTCGCCCCGGCGACCGGCGAGGAGGTGCGCCGGCGCATGCAACGCGACGTGGCGAAGCAGCCCTACCTGCGCCATCGCATTGCGGGCGGCGCGGCGCGCGCCCCGGGCTTCGACGTCTACTCGAAGACCGGTACCTGGGGCCCGATTCACGCCGATGCCGGCATCGTCCGCCACCGCTCGGGACATCAGATCGTCGTGGCCGCGTTCGTCGAGGGCACCCCGCGCTATCGCGGGTCGTTCATCGCCGACTTCACCGACCGGGTGGTGCGCCACCTCGTCCCGAGCGAGTAGCCCCGCGTCGCGGAGCACGAGCGTTCAGGTTTGCCGGCCGGTGCGGCTAGAATGCCGAGGCTCGACACGATGGGAGGACGACACGTCATGACGCGAACGCTAGCGACACTCAACGGCTTGGTAGCCCTGGCTCTCGGACTGGCCGGACCCGACGCCGCCGCGCTCAGTCGCGAGCGCTGGACCGATCCCACGCCGTACGGGGTCTTCTTCAACGAGTACGATCCGAGCTTCTACACGGGCTTCGCGCCGCGCGTGCAGGACAAGCGACGCATCACCATGCACGTCGCCCGCGGCAACCAGCT
The Pseudomonadota bacterium DNA segment above includes these coding regions:
- a CDS encoding class A beta-lactamase-related serine hydrolase; translated protein: MLVLGSGAAALAVEAPATPAGVESEAAAWLDTIEADPGLQAFVDGTVAALRKTDPALRRQTVRVAVIDLPSAGPARLAHWNGTSPVYPASVPKFVYLMAAFAWRDEGRLKIDATVDHELREMVYASSNKATQKVVARLTGTRPGPRLGLSEYRAFRDKRLAVKRWLASLGITDLHTVHPTYDGGDISPREQQFLSDPAMPGCLPARSGAFRNGQAMTAVGSARLLALLATDRALAPATGEEVRRRMQRDVAKQPYLRHRIAGGAARAPGFDVYSKTGTWGPIHADAGIVRHRSGHQIVVAAFVEGTPRYRGSFIADFTDRVVRHLVPSE